In Drosophila innubila isolate TH190305 chromosome 2R unlocalized genomic scaffold, UK_Dinn_1.0 1_C_2R, whole genome shotgun sequence, the following are encoded in one genomic region:
- the LOC117782874 gene encoding flotillin-1 isoform X1, producing the protein MTWGFVTCGPNEALVVSGCCYMKPLLVPGGRAFVWPTIQQVQRISLNTMTLQVESPCVYTSQGVPISVTGIAQVKVQGQNEDMLLTACEQFLGKSESEINHIALVTLEGHQRAIMGSMTVEEIYKDRKKFSKQVFEVASSDLANMGITVVSYTIKDLRDEEGDSKGYLKSLGMARTAEVKRDARIGEAEARAEAHIKEAIAEEQRMAARFLNDTDIAKAQRDFELKRAAYDLEVQTKKAEADMAYELQAAKTKQRIKEEQMQVKVIERTQEIAVQEQEIMRREKELDATVRCPAEAEKYRLEKIAEANKLRVVMEAEAEAESIKIRGEAEAFAIAAKAKAEAEQMAMKADAYREYREAAMVEMLLDTLPKVAAEVAAPLSQARKITMISSGQGDIGAAKLTGEVLSIVNKVPELVKSITGVDIARSVHAG; encoded by the exons ATGACTTGGGGATTTGTGACATGTGGCCCAAACGAGGCATTAGTAGTATCAG GATGCTGCTACATGAAGCCACTTTTGGTGCCCGGCGGTCGCGCCTTCGTCTGGCCAACGATTCAGCAGGTCCAGCg aATTTCATTGAACACTATGACGCTACAAGTGGAGAGTCCCTGTGTCTACACCAGCCAGGGTGTGCCAATCTCTGTGACTGGCATTGCCCAGGTCAAGGTGCAGGGACAGAATGAGGATATGCTGCTGACTGCCTGCGAGCAGTTTCTGGGTAAATCCGAGTCGGAGATAAATCACATTGCGCTCGTCACCTTGGAGGGTCATCAGCGTGCCATTATGGGATCGATGACCGTGGAGGAGATCTACAAGGATCGCAAGAAGTTCAGTAAGCAGGTTTTTGAAGTGGCTTCCAGTGATTTGGCCAACATGGGCATCACAGTGGTGTCCTACACCATCAAGGATTTGCGTGACGAGGAG GGCGACTCCAAG GGTTATCTGAAATCTTTGGGTATGGCACGAACAGCTGAGGTGAAACGTGACGCTCGCATTGGTGAGGCAGAGGCACGTGCCGAGGCACACATTAAGGAAGCCATTGCCGAGGAGCAGAGAATGGCTGCACGTTTCCTCAACGACACGGATATTGCCAAGGCACAGCGTGACTTTGAATTGAAGCGGGCCGCTTATGATCTGGAAGTGCAGACGAAGAAGGCCGAGGCGGATATGGCCTACGAGTTGCAGGCTGCCAAGACCAAGCAGCGCATCAAGGAGGAGCAGATGCAGGTCAAGGTCATTGAGCGCACACAGGAGATCGCTGTGCAGGAACAGGAAATTATGCGTCGTGAGAAGGAATTGGACGCTACCGTGCGTTGTCCAGCCGAAGCTGAAAAGTATCGTCTCGAGAAAATTGCCGAGGCCAACAAGTTGCGTGTGGTGATGGAGGCTGAAGCTGAGGCCGAATCA ATTAAGATACGCGGCGAAGCTGAAGCATTTGCCATTGCTGCCAAGGCCAAGGCTGAAGCCGAGCAAATGGCAATGAAAGCCGATGCTTATCGTGAATATCGTGAGGCTGCCATGGTGGAGATGCTTCTGGATACGCTACCAAAG GTTGCCGCCGAGGTCGCAGCTCCTCTTTCGCAGGCCAGGAAGATAACGATGATTTCCAGTGGGCAAGGCGATATTGGCGCGGCTAAGTTGACCGGCGAGGTGTTGTCGATTGTCAATAAAGTGCCAGAGCTGGTTAAGAGCATTACTGGCGTCGATATTGCCAGG TCTGTGCATGCTGGCTAA
- the LOC117782874 gene encoding flotillin-1 isoform X2: protein MTWGFVTCGPNEALVVSGCCYMKPLLVPGGRAFVWPTIQQVQRISLNTMTLQVESPCVYTSQGVPISVTGIAQVKVQGQNEDMLLTACEQFLGKSESEINHIALVTLEGHQRAIMGSMTVEEIYKDRKKFSKQVFEVASSDLANMGITVVSYTIKDLRDEEGYLKSLGMARTAEVKRDARIGEAEARAEAHIKEAIAEEQRMAARFLNDTDIAKAQRDFELKRAAYDLEVQTKKAEADMAYELQAAKTKQRIKEEQMQVKVIERTQEIAVQEQEIMRREKELDATVRCPAEAEKYRLEKIAEANKLRVVMEAEAEAESIKIRGEAEAFAIAAKAKAEAEQMAMKADAYREYREAAMVEMLLDTLPKVAAEVAAPLSQARKITMISSGQGDIGAAKLTGEVLSIVNKVPELVKSITGVDIARSVHAG from the exons ATGACTTGGGGATTTGTGACATGTGGCCCAAACGAGGCATTAGTAGTATCAG GATGCTGCTACATGAAGCCACTTTTGGTGCCCGGCGGTCGCGCCTTCGTCTGGCCAACGATTCAGCAGGTCCAGCg aATTTCATTGAACACTATGACGCTACAAGTGGAGAGTCCCTGTGTCTACACCAGCCAGGGTGTGCCAATCTCTGTGACTGGCATTGCCCAGGTCAAGGTGCAGGGACAGAATGAGGATATGCTGCTGACTGCCTGCGAGCAGTTTCTGGGTAAATCCGAGTCGGAGATAAATCACATTGCGCTCGTCACCTTGGAGGGTCATCAGCGTGCCATTATGGGATCGATGACCGTGGAGGAGATCTACAAGGATCGCAAGAAGTTCAGTAAGCAGGTTTTTGAAGTGGCTTCCAGTGATTTGGCCAACATGGGCATCACAGTGGTGTCCTACACCATCAAGGATTTGCGTGACGAGGAG GGTTATCTGAAATCTTTGGGTATGGCACGAACAGCTGAGGTGAAACGTGACGCTCGCATTGGTGAGGCAGAGGCACGTGCCGAGGCACACATTAAGGAAGCCATTGCCGAGGAGCAGAGAATGGCTGCACGTTTCCTCAACGACACGGATATTGCCAAGGCACAGCGTGACTTTGAATTGAAGCGGGCCGCTTATGATCTGGAAGTGCAGACGAAGAAGGCCGAGGCGGATATGGCCTACGAGTTGCAGGCTGCCAAGACCAAGCAGCGCATCAAGGAGGAGCAGATGCAGGTCAAGGTCATTGAGCGCACACAGGAGATCGCTGTGCAGGAACAGGAAATTATGCGTCGTGAGAAGGAATTGGACGCTACCGTGCGTTGTCCAGCCGAAGCTGAAAAGTATCGTCTCGAGAAAATTGCCGAGGCCAACAAGTTGCGTGTGGTGATGGAGGCTGAAGCTGAGGCCGAATCA ATTAAGATACGCGGCGAAGCTGAAGCATTTGCCATTGCTGCCAAGGCCAAGGCTGAAGCCGAGCAAATGGCAATGAAAGCCGATGCTTATCGTGAATATCGTGAGGCTGCCATGGTGGAGATGCTTCTGGATACGCTACCAAAG GTTGCCGCCGAGGTCGCAGCTCCTCTTTCGCAGGCCAGGAAGATAACGATGATTTCCAGTGGGCAAGGCGATATTGGCGCGGCTAAGTTGACCGGCGAGGTGTTGTCGATTGTCAATAAAGTGCCAGAGCTGGTTAAGAGCATTACTGGCGTCGATATTGCCAGG TCTGTGCATGCTGGCTAA
- the LOC117782882 gene encoding cyclin-dependent kinase 5 homolog, translating to MQKYDKMEKIGEGTYGTVFKGRNRDTMEIVALKRVRLDEDDEGVPSSALREICLLKELKHKNIVRLCDVLHSDKKLTLVFEHCDQDLKKYFDSLNGEIDMAVCRSFMLQLLRGLAFCHSHNVLHRDLKPQNLLINKNGELKLADFGLARAFGIPVKCYSAEVVTLWYRPPDVLFGAKLYTTSIDMWSAGCILAELADAGRPLFPGSDVIDQLLKIFRVLGTPTEDSWPGVSHLSDYVALPSFPPITSWSQLVPRLNSKGRDLLQKLLVCRPNQRISAEAAMQHPYFTDSSSSGH from the exons atgcAGAAATATGACAAAATGGAAAAGATTGGTGAGGGCACTTACGGGACAGTGTTCAAAGGACGCAATCGAGACACTATGGAAATAGTTGCACTAAAGAGAGTACGTTTGGATGAGGATGACGAAGGTGTGCCTAGCTCCGCGCTGAGAGAGATTTGCTTATTGAAG GAATTGAAGCATAAAAATATAGTTCGGTTATGTGATGTGTTGCACTCCGATAAAAAATTGACACTTGTATTTGAGCACTGCGATCAGGAcctaaaaaaatactttgacTCATTGAATGGAGAAATCGATATGGCAGTGTGTCGCAGCTTtatgctgcaactgttgcgcGGCTTGGCCTTTTGTCACAG CCACAATGTTCTTCACCGAGATTTAAAGCCGCAAAACTTGCTCATCAATAAGAATGGGGAACTAAAGTTGGCTGACTTTGGATTAGCCCGCGCCTTTGGCATTCCTGTCAAATGCTATTCTGCCGAGGTGGTAACGCTGTGGTATCGTCCCCCAGATGTGCTCTTTGGCGCCAAGTTGTATACGACCAGCATTGATATGTGGTCAGCCGGTTGCATATTGGCCGAATTAGCTGATGCAGGTCGTCCACTTTTCCCAGGCTCTGATGTGATCGATCAATTGCTGAAAATATTCCGCGTGCTTGGCACTCCAACTGAAGATTCTTGGCCCGGTGTCTCGCATCTCTCAGATTACGTTGCGCTTCCAT CTTTTCCACCAATTACTTCGTGGAGTCAACTCGTACCAAGACTGAATTCCAAGGGTCGTGACTTATTGCAAAAACTGCTTGTTTGCCGTCCGAATCAGAGAATTAGCGCGGAAGCTGCAATGCAGCATCCATATTTCACAGACAGCTCCTCTTCGGGTCATTAA
- the LOC117782876 gene encoding uncharacterized protein LOC117782876 — MEALNDDILIRILGYLDLKSQQTMISVHPRFYHLMYFVWCSQYKTVNLSLFEANFSIKHFNYFFQCIRDTVKVIRLRLMSWEQFEVLTSKVYPKVHDFRFATIPSNLLTDADIPKIIKSFPNMTTFSPQGNFSGVHFTDIPQLERLTLTYCRMFLVGNLINVMTTHQLKEIKLCMSDQRFYQSIFLKLPLECVKHLESIKIDLDELLWFQEHLKDIKNLKELTICGPRQKRTLDVLFCKLGCFTEKRHFKILETCNSTNTLDTVISANVPVDALKIVTDNYLLEDMRLFANQSYDNIKQLYFKSCCIQDKRSLNSLMLNMVNVDFVSFEQCLFTFDNYKFMVSQIIQKRNKPLQVNLHQNSFEETRLPWVWSTDGESDLFEIVGGNNYEYTYEPIYMTFNK, encoded by the exons ATGGAAGCTCTGAACGACGATATTCTTATACGCATACTAGGCTATTTGGATCTGAAATCGCAGCAAACTATGATAAGTGTGCATCCCCGATTTTACCACTTGATGTATTTTGTTTGGTGCTCCCAGTACAAGACGGTGAACTTGTCCTTGTTCGAGGCAAATTTTTCGATTaagcatttcaattatttcttTCAATGCATTCGCGATACCGTAAAAGTGATCCGTTTGAGATTGATGTCATGGGAGCAGTTTGAAGTGCTCACTAGCAAGGTTTACCCAAAAGTGCATGATTTTCGCTTTGCAACAATTCCGAGCAACCTGTTGACCGATGCAGACataccaaaaattattaagtccTTTCCAAATATGACAACGTTTAGTCCGCAAGGGAATTTTTCGGGAGTACATTTTACCGATATTCCTCAATTGGAACGTCTTACCCTGACATATTGCAGGATGTTTTTAGTAGGAAACTTAATAAACGTTATGACGACTCACCAACTTAAGGAAATCAAGCTTTGCATGTCGGATCAAAGATTTTAccaatctatttttttaaaactgccCCTGGAGTGTGTAAAGCATTTggaatcaattaaaattgatctCGACGAGTTACTCTGGTTTCAGGAACATTTAAAAGATATCAAGAATCTAAAAGAGTTAACCATTTGTGGACCTAGACAAAAAAGAACACTTGATGTACTCTTTTGCAAATTGGGCTGCTTTACGGAAAAACGTCATTTCAAAATCTTGGAGACATGCAACTCAACTAATACATTGGACACTGTTATTAGCGCTAATGTTCCTGTAGATGCCCTTAAAATCGTCACGGATAATTATTTACTGGAAGACATGCGGCTATTTGCAAATCAATCTTAtgataatattaaacaattatattttaaaagctgtTGTATCCAAGATAAACGCAGCCTTAACAGTTTAATGCTTAACATGGTCAATGTAGACTTTGTCAGCTTTGAGCAGTGTCTATTTACTTTTGATAATTATAAGTTTATGGTATCACAAATTATCCAAAAACGCAACAAACCACTGCAAGTcaatctgcatcaaaattcatttgaagAGACG AGACTTCCCTGGGTGTGGAGCACAGATGGTGAAAGTGACTTGTTTGAAATCGTCGGCGGAAATAATTACGAATATACATACGAACCCATATACATGacttttaacaaataa
- the LOC117782858 gene encoding myb-like protein AA isoform X1 produces the protein MANTNMISSNHNSNSNTSSSSTAYTYNNYNSVSADSGNSSGSNGGSSGGAVGSEVQTLREVCNMLNTGATSNYMIPTGGCPYDHIITMMRGLNLQDDGILLNNKIKAIETDFCNIVRDESMLCESMDYMNSKALSDAETALKFALLFSSRNFDALAMKETKVRSAMLKILETNYINADAYRQHDKNRLYNSITLLGEYYHRVRLADNAPITILGDSLLNLLTREINDVSVVMTTRLARLVLSQITLNGEIMRSRHKADIDQLLYHVRRHLIMQPALTAKVKAMLLMVLDLFYSHFKHVGHELEAMYTDYLVVDDDEDDSVNNNNNSSSDEVQPQADNYGSEEENNGSSANNSAQEVPKKWSEQVCEDSLCDIGYGDAGGNVEEQQQYGSESTGIAYQSYDSSNAGRPARRGYQPRHAPRPLKPSHAQAPHADSISSDQYPSMASSEDRDETKPLPSWRKTRFNRTNDADQNGRSRQDQQQRRFSISCDDDHHSVRSESGGNLRLYSIHDRRKHSQERYERNLGGGANYNSIVNSNWDQRDDRSERSYISNYERGNNYKRGGRYNNHNRNTYDKPPRFQKQQQQQQQQQQQQQQQQHKDQQKIHSETWRRSNTAINNAYQDENCAYNSNGPESNSRSSSRARTLPRPPKSQMDEGARKSNYRYTQSPTRGGGGGSGGGGSGPRSFPRYSSQSSLASEASSTFDRRQPPPHQNQHQHQHPHQPQRHRNFTRRSQPNIHQPQDQPEGQQQPRPQNTSNNWHEAGKDDSELVRNAQQTTKYMNYLSAKK, from the exons ATGGCTAATACAAATATGATTAGCAGTAATcacaacagtaacagtaacaccagcagcagcagcaccgcCTACAcctacaacaattacaacagtGTTAGTGCGGACAGCGGCAACAGTAGCGGAAGCaacggcggcagcagcggcggcgcTGTCGGCAGCGAGGTGCAAACGTTGCGCGAAGTCTGTAATATGCTCAATACAGGCGCCACAAGCAATTATATGATACCAACAGGTGGTTGTCCATACGATCACATTATCACGATGATGCGTGGCCTCAACCTGCAGGACGATGGCATTTTAttgaacaacaaaataaaggcGATCGAAACCGATTTCTGCAACATTGTGCGCGACGAATCGATGCTatg CGAATCAATGGATTACATGAACAGCAAAGCTTTAAGTGACGCTGAGACGGCCCTAAAATTCGCCCTATTGTTCTCGTCGCGCAATTTTGACGCCCTGGCAATGAAGGAGACAAAAGTGCGCAGCGCCATGCTTAAAATCCTAGAGACGAACTATATCAATGCAGATGCGTATCGTCAGCACGACAAGAATCGATTGTACAATTCGATAACGCTACTGGGCGAGTATTATCATCGTGTGAGGCTGGCGGATAATGCGCCGATTACCATATTGGGTGATTCCCTGCTCAATTTGCTAACGCGCGAGATTAACGACGTCTCGGTGGTGATGACTACTCGCCTGGCACGTCTGGTTCTGTCACAGATAACGCTCAACGGCGAAATAATGAGATCGCGTCACAAGGCCGATATCGATCAGCTGCTGTATCATGTTAGGCGGCATCTGATCATGCAACCAGCGCTGACAGCCAAAGTAAAAGCAATGCTTTTAATGGTGCTCGACTTGTTCTACAGCCATTTCAAGCATGTGGGCCACGAGCTGGAGGCCATGTACACAGACTATCTGGTTGTCGATGACGACGAGGATGATAGcgttaataacaacaataacagtagTAGTGATGAGGTGCAACCACAGGCGGACAACTACGGCAGTGAGGAGGAGAACAACGGCAGCAGTGCCAATAATTCGGCACAAGAAGTGCCCAAGAAATGGAGCGAGCAGGTCTGTGAGGATTCCCTGTGTGACATTGGATACGGCGATGCGGGTGGCAATGTCgaggagcagcaacagtaTGGCAGTGAAAGCACTGGCATTGCATATCAGAGCTATGACTCGTCCAATGCTGGACGTCCAGCCAGACGGGGATATCAGCCACGCCATGCGCCGCGTCCTCTAAAGCCCTCCCACGCACAGGCTCCGCATGCCGA cagcatcagctcCGATCAATATCCATCCATGGCGAGCAGCGAGGATCGCGACGAGACTAAACCATTGCCCAGCTGGCGCAAGACTCGCTTCAATCGCACCAATGATGCGGATCAGAATGGACGATCGCGCCAAGATCAACAACAGCGTCGTTTCAGCATCAGTTGTGATGACGATCATCACAGTGTGCGCAGTGAAAGTGGCGGCAATCTGCGTTTATATAGCATACATGATCGCAGGAAGCATTCGCAAGAGCGTTACGAACGCAATCTTGGCGGTGGGGCCAATTACAACAGCATTGTTAACTCCAATTGGGACCAGCGCGATGATCGCAGCGAACGCTCTTATATCAGCAACTATGAGCGAGGAAACAACTACAAACGCGGCGGGCGTTATAACAATCACAATCGCAACACGTACGACAAACCGCCACGCTtccagaagcagcaacagcagcaacaacaacaacagcagcagcagcaacaacagcaacacaaggATCAACAGAAAATACATAGCGAAACCTGGCGACGTTCCAATACAGCCATAAACAATGCATATCAGGATGAGAATTGTGCATATAACTCAAATGGACCAGAGTCAAACAGTCGCAGCTCATCACGTGCACGCACGCTACCACGTCCACCCAAATCCCAAATGGACGAGGGAGCCAGAAAGTCCAACTATCGCTATACGCAGAGTCCAACACGCGGTGGAGGAGGCGGTAGCGGTGGAGGCGGCAGTGGACCACGCAGCTTTCCACGTTACAGCAGCCAGAGCAGCCTGGCAAGTGAGGCGTCAAGCACATTTGATCGCCGTCAGCCACCGCCACATCAAAATCAACATCAACACCAGCATCCACATCAACCGCAGCGTCATCGCAACTTTACACGTCGCTCACAGCCGAATATACACCAGCCACAGGATCAGCCAGAGGGACAACAGCAACCACGTCCTCAGAACACCAGTAACAACTGGCATGAGGCTGGCAAGGATGACAGTGAATTAGTCCGGAATGCACAGCAGACCACAAAGTACATGAACTATCTGTCGGCGAAGAAATGA
- the LOC117782858 gene encoding myb-like protein AA isoform X2 encodes MANTNMISSNHNSNSNTSSSSTAYTYNNYNSVSADSGNSSGSNGGSSGGAVGSEVQTLREVCNMLNTGATSNYMIPTGGCPYDHIITMMRGLNLQDDGILLNNKIKAIETDFCNIVRDESMLCESMDYMNSKALSDAETALKFALLFSSRNFDALAMKETKVRSAMLKILETNYINADAYRQHDKNRLYNSITLLGEYYHRVRLADNAPITILGDSLLNLLTREINDVSVVMTTRLARLVLSQITLNGEIMRSRHKADIDQLLYHVRRHLIMQPALTAKVKAMLLMVLDLFYSHFKHVGHELEAMYTDYLVVDDDEDDSVNNNNNSSSDEVQPQADNYGSEEENNGSSANNSAQEVPKKWSEQVCEDSLCDIGYGDAGGNVEEQQQYGSESTGIAYQSYDSSNAGRPARRGYQPRHAPRPLKPSHAQAPHADISSDQYPSMASSEDRDETKPLPSWRKTRFNRTNDADQNGRSRQDQQQRRFSISCDDDHHSVRSESGGNLRLYSIHDRRKHSQERYERNLGGGANYNSIVNSNWDQRDDRSERSYISNYERGNNYKRGGRYNNHNRNTYDKPPRFQKQQQQQQQQQQQQQQQQHKDQQKIHSETWRRSNTAINNAYQDENCAYNSNGPESNSRSSSRARTLPRPPKSQMDEGARKSNYRYTQSPTRGGGGGSGGGGSGPRSFPRYSSQSSLASEASSTFDRRQPPPHQNQHQHQHPHQPQRHRNFTRRSQPNIHQPQDQPEGQQQPRPQNTSNNWHEAGKDDSELVRNAQQTTKYMNYLSAKK; translated from the exons ATGGCTAATACAAATATGATTAGCAGTAATcacaacagtaacagtaacaccagcagcagcagcaccgcCTACAcctacaacaattacaacagtGTTAGTGCGGACAGCGGCAACAGTAGCGGAAGCaacggcggcagcagcggcggcgcTGTCGGCAGCGAGGTGCAAACGTTGCGCGAAGTCTGTAATATGCTCAATACAGGCGCCACAAGCAATTATATGATACCAACAGGTGGTTGTCCATACGATCACATTATCACGATGATGCGTGGCCTCAACCTGCAGGACGATGGCATTTTAttgaacaacaaaataaaggcGATCGAAACCGATTTCTGCAACATTGTGCGCGACGAATCGATGCTatg CGAATCAATGGATTACATGAACAGCAAAGCTTTAAGTGACGCTGAGACGGCCCTAAAATTCGCCCTATTGTTCTCGTCGCGCAATTTTGACGCCCTGGCAATGAAGGAGACAAAAGTGCGCAGCGCCATGCTTAAAATCCTAGAGACGAACTATATCAATGCAGATGCGTATCGTCAGCACGACAAGAATCGATTGTACAATTCGATAACGCTACTGGGCGAGTATTATCATCGTGTGAGGCTGGCGGATAATGCGCCGATTACCATATTGGGTGATTCCCTGCTCAATTTGCTAACGCGCGAGATTAACGACGTCTCGGTGGTGATGACTACTCGCCTGGCACGTCTGGTTCTGTCACAGATAACGCTCAACGGCGAAATAATGAGATCGCGTCACAAGGCCGATATCGATCAGCTGCTGTATCATGTTAGGCGGCATCTGATCATGCAACCAGCGCTGACAGCCAAAGTAAAAGCAATGCTTTTAATGGTGCTCGACTTGTTCTACAGCCATTTCAAGCATGTGGGCCACGAGCTGGAGGCCATGTACACAGACTATCTGGTTGTCGATGACGACGAGGATGATAGcgttaataacaacaataacagtagTAGTGATGAGGTGCAACCACAGGCGGACAACTACGGCAGTGAGGAGGAGAACAACGGCAGCAGTGCCAATAATTCGGCACAAGAAGTGCCCAAGAAATGGAGCGAGCAGGTCTGTGAGGATTCCCTGTGTGACATTGGATACGGCGATGCGGGTGGCAATGTCgaggagcagcaacagtaTGGCAGTGAAAGCACTGGCATTGCATATCAGAGCTATGACTCGTCCAATGCTGGACGTCCAGCCAGACGGGGATATCAGCCACGCCATGCGCCGCGTCCTCTAAAGCCCTCCCACGCACAGGCTCCGCATGCCGA catcagctcCGATCAATATCCATCCATGGCGAGCAGCGAGGATCGCGACGAGACTAAACCATTGCCCAGCTGGCGCAAGACTCGCTTCAATCGCACCAATGATGCGGATCAGAATGGACGATCGCGCCAAGATCAACAACAGCGTCGTTTCAGCATCAGTTGTGATGACGATCATCACAGTGTGCGCAGTGAAAGTGGCGGCAATCTGCGTTTATATAGCATACATGATCGCAGGAAGCATTCGCAAGAGCGTTACGAACGCAATCTTGGCGGTGGGGCCAATTACAACAGCATTGTTAACTCCAATTGGGACCAGCGCGATGATCGCAGCGAACGCTCTTATATCAGCAACTATGAGCGAGGAAACAACTACAAACGCGGCGGGCGTTATAACAATCACAATCGCAACACGTACGACAAACCGCCACGCTtccagaagcagcaacagcagcaacaacaacaacagcagcagcagcaacaacagcaacacaaggATCAACAGAAAATACATAGCGAAACCTGGCGACGTTCCAATACAGCCATAAACAATGCATATCAGGATGAGAATTGTGCATATAACTCAAATGGACCAGAGTCAAACAGTCGCAGCTCATCACGTGCACGCACGCTACCACGTCCACCCAAATCCCAAATGGACGAGGGAGCCAGAAAGTCCAACTATCGCTATACGCAGAGTCCAACACGCGGTGGAGGAGGCGGTAGCGGTGGAGGCGGCAGTGGACCACGCAGCTTTCCACGTTACAGCAGCCAGAGCAGCCTGGCAAGTGAGGCGTCAAGCACATTTGATCGCCGTCAGCCACCGCCACATCAAAATCAACATCAACACCAGCATCCACATCAACCGCAGCGTCATCGCAACTTTACACGTCGCTCACAGCCGAATATACACCAGCCACAGGATCAGCCAGAGGGACAACAGCAACCACGTCCTCAGAACACCAGTAACAACTGGCATGAGGCTGGCAAGGATGACAGTGAATTAGTCCGGAATGCACAGCAGACCACAAAGTACATGAACTATCTGTCGGCGAAGAAATGA
- the LOC117782883 gene encoding uncharacterized protein LOC117782883, with protein sequence MDAETDAKPKAESLNVLCAICNEFYKANDVVYSTSSCGHVFHRECLFRWLSRSQSCPQCRAACHQQRVHRLYMNFAKRTEFDEVETTEIGEEEPLERIQWVPIDLSDPLTSIDLEGAVQCGTDHEGFNTYVARVRLHYDLLPANFVPEKRAVYAPWDQSAHRLNTEVELLILKDCELKWEQKSHGNVPWNALETGYAEGGEVLYTGRTIHEGRMLLGKVHPSHMCLFYPTETQELRARSYEVLVVTPKE encoded by the coding sequence ATGGACGCGGAGACAGATGCAAAACCGAAAGCTGAGTCACTTAATGTGTTGTGTGCTATTTGCAATGAGTTTTACAAAGCAAACGATGTAGTTTATTCCACAAGTAGTTGTGGGCATGTTTTCCATAGAGAATGCCTCTTCCGCTGGCTCAGCCGTTCCCAGAGTTGTCCACAGTGTCGAGCTGCTTGTCATCAGCAGCGTGTGCATCGCTTATACATGAATTTCGCGAAAAGAACTGAATTCGATGAGGTGGAGACAACTGAAATTGGGGAGGAGGAACCTTTGGAACGCATCCAATGGGTACCTATCGATTTGAGTGATCCCTTGACTTCTATTGACCTCGAAGGTGCCGTGCAATGTGGAACTGATCACGAGGGATTCAATACGTATGTGGCACGAGTCCGTCTACACTACGATCTGCTCCCGGCCAATTTTGTGCCAGAAAAGAGAGCCGTATACGCACCCTGGGATCAATCTGCTCATCGTCTTAACACGGAGGTAGAGTTGTTGATTCTTAAAGACTGTGAACTCAAATGGGAACAGAAATCACATGGCAACGTCCCCTGGAACGCCCTCGAAACTGGCTACGCCGAAGGCGGCGAAGTACTGTACACCGGACGTACAATACATGAAGGTCGGATGTTGCTTGGAAAGGTCCATCCTTCCCACATGTGTCTATTTTATCCCACTGAAACCCAAGAACTAAGGGCTCGTAGTTATGAAGTCCTTGTGGTTACACCCAAAGAATAG